The DNA sequence AGTTGTGTTCAGTTCTTCTAATGCTTGGATCCAGGAGTAGGGATGAACTTAAAAATTCTTGTGGTACCACTGCTAGCTGCTTTCAATGTCTCCTTTGATGGTGTCCCACTAGTGCTTGTGCTTTGAGTTTGTCGTGAATTTGGTGGTGAATTTGTACTTGTTGGGGGCCTAACAATTATTTGCTTGGGTCTGAATTTAGAGGCAGTAGCTCGATTTTTGGGTTGGCCCATTCTTGGCAGCTGGGATGGAGGCCTGAATGGAGTTTGGACTGGAGCAGATGGTGTTGTTGCTACAGCTACTTAAGGGAAGAGTGGTGCAGCTACTGGTGTAGCCCCTGATGCTGCTGCCTGCATTGTTGTGTTGGTTGGTAGTCCAATAGTATTCTAGCTAGTGACATTATTCTGGAAAAATAACCGAAATACCCAGATATTTAAATTCAGGAACAAAAAGAAATTGATTGGCATTAAAAGTGTACAGTTTATAATGGTCTTACAGTAGATTGTTCTTGCACAGTACTAGTTTTAGCACATTTTTCACCCTGAGATTGGTTTAGATCTTATTCATCAAAGATCCAGCAAGGTAACCAAATGGACAAATTAGTGCTTAAGAAAGATAAAAAATGACATCATAACTACTGACAATTTTTAAAATGGACAATATCCTAATGCATAAACAGGACTTGCTTACCTCTCGTTGAGGTGTTGATTGTGAAAGGGAAAGCAGCACTAAGGCTTGTGAGGCATTAGCAGacttcttagttttttttttttttttggtttctagTTGGGGTTACTTGGTGCTCCTTTGCAAGTCTTATACACAGTTTCGATGATGTGCTCTCGGCATTACCTCCTTTAAGGCTGGTAGCAGGCCCTACAAACATATGATGTTGCAAACACATAATATTGTCAAACAGTCCAGAGACATGCAATATGCTAACCAATGGTTACTAGCCTAATCTACCCAAATAAACAATGTAAAAGTCTGACCTTTTTCTGGTCGAACATAAAGTTTCAACCAAATTGACTGGCATTACCCAAATCTTTCTGAAGCAGTGTAAGGAACCATTTCCATGATTCCTTAGTCTCAGATCTTACAACACTATATGCCACTACATAAAATTGGTTGTCGCATCCTGTGCAACTGCTGAAAGTAGTTGGCCTCCAAGGTATGTCTTAAGAAAATTTTCATCTAGATGGATGAAAGGCCTACATCCACTCTTAAAGCCTTTCTTATAGCCCTCGAAGCagatatatattttgttaaacaCAGGGAGGGATTGTGGAATAGGCTTCACATCAACTCTTGCTATTGACCTGGGATTACTCTTAATTATCTCCATGCCATAGTCCCTGAGCTTCTCATACTGTTCTTTTTTGTTTCTCGTTATCCTCTCTTTGGCCTCTTTCACTGCCCTGTAAACCATCTTCGGATGCACCACCAGGTTAAACTCTTCTATAAGGAAGTCAATTGCCTTATTAGTTGTCATATGAGGTTGACTTGCTATTCTCTTCTCCACTTTTTTACTGATCCAGTGTTGATCAGCAGCATTACTACCCAAATATCTTGTACATGTATGCTCTGACTTGTAAGTCTTTACCTGAAAGCATAACAGTGTCTTGTTGTAGGATAGATGTGGCAGCCACAGACAGTCTTTACCCCTGCAGCCAACTCTCACCCGTTCCTTATCATTTTTAATCCAGAGAAGTTCCCTCCCTTCAGATATGAATATATCTCTTACCACTTCTTTAAACCCATCAATGGTTGCAAACTTGGTTCCAATATCAAATCTACCCTCTCCAAATCTATACTCATCATTAAACGCTAAAAATTCATGCTTGTCTCCCTCATCTTCTGACGACACTGGTGTGTGAAGATTCTCTGATTCATACTCATAAATGGGGTCATCATCATCTGAATCCTCCTCATTTACATAGAGGCCGATTGGAGGCCTATCATTGGGCTGCACAGTAGGCACAGCTTCCTCAGCGTATACAGCAGGCCTAGTTCTTTGGGACTTTACATTATGCCCAATTCTTTTGGGCTTGGCAGCGGGCCTAGTTCTTTTGGGCTTCACAGTGGGCCCAGTTCCTTTGGCATCACTCTCACTTGCACTCCTTTGTCCACCTCTTTTTTTACCTCCGCTTGACTCTGTCTCTATCCCTTCCTTCACACTGATCTTTCTCTTTGGCAGAACCTTATCCTTTTCTTTCAGAATTCTTTTTCTCCTCATCCCATCATCTTCCTCATCAAAGCTAGAATAATCCTCATCTGAAACAGTTTCAGAGACAGCCGGAGGAGGTTTATACAATTCGTCCTCCCCACTTTCATGCCCATCATCTTTTGTGGATGGTGATGACTAAAGCTCCCTTATGATGCTATCAACATCAATGGGATCATCAAATTCTTCTGCACCCTTTTCTGTAGCAACATCTTCTACTATCTGTGACTCATCAACGGGGTGGTCGAAGTATATGTAAAACTCATCAGTGGTTGAATTTTTGAGCTTGTTCTCTCGAAGTTCATTTATTCCTGCATCCCCTCTCAGAATGTGCAGTCTAGACTCAACGTCACTACTTTTGGGTCATACCAATAAACTGCCCTATATGATGCATATCCCAGACCCTTGAACAATGTTACTAAGTCCTCAAAATTCATGAAGTCTAAGTCcatcttcaaaaatttttcaactttTCCACCAATATATTGAAGAGTTCCACTGGGTGTTCTACCAAAGTGGCCTCCGTGATGAAAAACAGGTACCGCATATATATATCATCCATCTGCATTATCCACAAATACATAAATCGGAGATTAAACCCTATATCAAGTGCATGAAATTTTGAAATCAGTAAACTCcacatagctttttctcattctTTTACCCGAAAGAAAACATGCAATCACCCCTAAGCCCAACCCCATGCATTATATTGTCACAAATATTTAAACAACAATGCACGTAGCCTCGACTATTACCCTTACCTCTCTAGAAGATGGCAGCTTTTTTTCCAGACGAAGCTTGCCGTTAACTTCGCCAACCATAACGTCCACTAAGCACACCACCACCTTCAACTGGAGGAAGAAGTTTTTTTAGGGAGAAAGACGTTTGTCTTCTGATAGGGTTTTCTGTAATAACTGGAGTGGTTTCTGGGTGTTATGGGGATTACGAAGGGTGTAGTAAGGTGGGGGATGTTAACGGCGTCGTTTTGAAGCATAAGGATCAATTTGTCTATTAACAATTTGTTCGCCATCGACATCATTAACCAAAACGGACACCTCAGTCTTCACCCCTCCAGGTTTGCATTCTCCGTTGCCGTTTTGAACTCCAACTCGACGGAGGTACATAATTGTCACGCGTTTTATAAGGTGAgagatttaattgtatttttcaatcctaaaaaaaaaatatccgcATTTAAAAAGGTCAAAgacctatttatcttttactcAACTTATTATGTGCAATGCACTTGATCATTCttaatttagtaaaaatattcACTTTTAATCTGATTCTACTCCttcctaaaaaaaatttttaattgactTTGATCCTACAATATAGAAAAATGAAATTACGACAAAGAGAATAACATAAACtccaatattatattattttacttttatattcaactaaaatacaaaagaaaaaaatgttaatttttttcctatcacttatgatattttatattcattaattcattcttttattttaagtatgtgtttttgttattatattattgACTATTTTTAAACTAAACCAATCTTAACATTATTGATGTATAATTAATTGTTATCATTTCTATTATTTATACCGTTCTTTTCTATAAAACTTTTTTGCTTCTCAATTTCTTTTGCTTGTAGGCGAGTTTTTTCCTTtacttctcttttttattttaattagagtAAATCACATGTATAATTTTATACGCTTATTTGTGCATTTATTTAAACATAAATACAgtagattagatataaaaagctATTTGggttaataaaattatgagatataattatttttgtaatttaaagTATGGAATAATGATTGTATTTCTAGTTACATTTTTATAATTAACTTAATGAGATGTCTATTCATCAAGTATATAATTTCATATGATAACTCATAAAATCAAGATTTcggattaatttaaatatttaatttttattttttaaaaaattagttctaATACATGTTAAAACACCTTTATATGCAAATCAAATTAAAGAAAcatgaaaaaagttttaaaaattcaattataattgaCTAATTAAATTAAGATAGGaaggaattttaaaattatttttatttatttttatttgtttgctttcagttttaaaaattcaatttaaaactaCTTGTGTCTATAACAAaagttttttttgtttgaaagaagaaaaacttttgttttttttttttttgttttggttgtccacggtatcccccaacccaaCAGGTCAATGACTAATTCATTGCGGATCTGAGTTTTAAGGgcctgccgctggccaatgggttgctacaTGCATAAGGTGGGATTCGAACCCCCCGGCACTTACTTAAGcgaacgagtgagctgaccactcgaccaacccaagttggttagaAAAACTTTTGTTATATTATCATGTTACATATACATAATTTAAGACTTTAGACATAAATTCTTTCTATCATTTCACAAGAGTTAAAACAAAGATATTGTGCATTCAATTGTATATTCATCTTATTTTTAGCGATTTGATTGGTATTTAAACTaccaaagaaatataaaaccgtTTTAAGATACAAATTAAATACATCTATTTTAactcaaaaatagataaaatatgttAGTAAATTTTAACAGATAATAATGTTAGTTATATTACTTTGATTTCAATAATAAATAAGAtactataacataaaaaaattttaagtaaattttaacaaaaacagttctacataattgtttcttttgttatGATAACATACAAAAATGATATTCAAGGACAAATTTTATCTTATGTTAGAATTGTACTTGTTCAAATCAGTTttaatataagaataaaaaaatttaaaaattttacttatatatcatgaaaaaatatctataaatttaactgctaatattatttaaataaaattttttaaaaagatagaattctaatataaatattttaatttaatatataataaactatatattactattattgaataattattatactttaaaaacaataaaattattactcattgattttattattttaatattaaaaatggttactatgtatgtttttattttaaaaacttagCTCAAAGAGGTTGTCGATTGAATACCTTGACTGTTGATATGATTCAacaagtttttttttatatatatatttttgtataggaTAAATTAccatttttatttatgaatgttcAAACAACTAATAATATTacccataaaaaataaaattgacattATATCAATGAAAGATAAGGTTcttttgacaaaaatatttaaacCCTAAAGTTTTGTTAACTTCTTTcaaaaatcaatcaaaatttcaaaactaaCCCTTATCTTTTCTATGATTTTCAAACTCTACCTCCACCTCATCCACTATTACCGCCACCCTAACCCAACCCCACCACATAACCATCATTCATCACCACTACCCCTTTACATTCATCTCCACCCACAACCAACCCCCAAATCACATTTGAAACTCATTATCCCAATTTTTATAATTCCTCACCATCAACAACATCAActaattaatcataaaataaataaatggatcaattttaaaattaaaaaaattaaatgatgttCTACAAACTACATAATCATTCAGCATCAATAATACCTTACTCTAATTATTCAGCACTAAAATAAAAtcttcatataaattaaaaaatagagaaatcaataaaataaaagaacaagaagcacaagaaaaggaaagagtTATAGAGGTAGATAACACAATAGTGTATAGCAGAAGTCGGCGTTGTGGCGGTGTAGTGTAGAGGTGGACAATGTGACTGTGGAGAGCAGATAAATAAACATCATGAgagtgaaaaatagaaaaagagagaacaCAACAGTGATTAATATACGAATGAGAGAAAAAAACGTGATAGAAAATAAGAGAAGAGAGGGACACACACAATGACATcataaaagaaaagaggtaaagaTGGAAGAGTGGAAAGCATTGAGTGTATTAGAGATTCAAGAAAATGGTATAAGATCATGAAGGTAGAAGTGCAAAATGTGGTAGAAAAAAAACTGAAAAGTGACATTAAAAGTGGATGTGGAAAGAGGCAGAGAAAGAATGGCATGATAGTGGCAGAGTCATATCTGACAACTGTCGAGCTCGAAGGTGGAGAATGGAGATAAATGTGACCATAGAAGTGGAGGGAGGAGGATGTATAGTAATGGGATAGATAGGGGCAAATTTTTACTTTACTCGATTCTGTCCCGTCCTACAATAATTCTCATAGAACCTGTCTCATTCCTATCCATAGGTAGTAAAAAGTTAAACCCTAACCCGTTTTTGCGGGTATCTACTccacccctataattattaaaattcaacaaataaaattaaattcaaaatagtaTACGTAACGCGTAGAATAGCGGCGGTTTAATTGCCGAATTACAGGTTGCCCGCGAAATAGTATACGTAACGCATAAAGGCGCAGGATTCACATTTCGCGGCGGTTTCCAGCAACCGCTGGCATAACCGCCGCAAATCTTGAACTTTGCGGCGAATAGTTTAGCGgcggtttttttttaatttctttttatctaaAGAATCATAtcgttatttaatattttttaaaagtttttattatattttattatttttttcatcttttttatttaaagaatattatacccttttttatctctaaaattcTGCACTATGGAAAAAAAGCTCATGAATATTTAACTGCGAAGCAAACTAACATATCTATTTTAATAATGTCAATAAAGTATTTCAATAGTCATCCAAAAAGGTAAAGTACCTGGCTAATAATTAATGCTGCATACTTAACATAAACTAAACATATAGCAAAAAACAAAGTATCACATAAAATCTAATTTCTATTTTCCGCCATGTCCGTCCAGAGAATTCATCTGTGCAGCGATGTTCGGAGGCAGCTCCCCACATTGCTGTTGGACCAGATAACTCAGCACACTCTCTATTGCCTGTCTATTCGTTTTCTCTGCTGCTAATTCATCCTCCATTGCTTTCGGCTTCAATTTTTCAGTTGTCACCTCCGCCTGTAGTTCAGTCAGCATCCTTTGGGCCTCTTCTACTTGAGCTCTATCCACCGGCGGCTGCGAGCTCAGACGGAAGAGTTGACTTGGTGTCGGCCCGTGTCCTATCCCACGCACTCTACCCGAGTGCTCTTTACCGAGAGCTTGGACAAGAGAATCATTTTCTAACAATATTCTTGTAGATTCATCAAGCTGCTCAATCTCAGATATTTTTTTCTGCAGGCATAAATAAAATTACACAGTCACACTAGGCTAATAGCATACTCAAGACATTTTAATAACTAAACCCAACATGTTACAGCATAAATGATTAGGTGTACTTACACCAATTCTCCGAGCTTCTTCATGTATATAGCTTCCATCAGGTCTCTTGTGCTTTAGGATCCATACTTCTCCCCTACCAACTCTCCTCCCTTGCTTTTCTAACTGTACAATACAATTTATGCAAATAATTTCActtctttaaattttttcaataattctttgttgttttactcTATAAATAAATCAACACTAAATGCCACTTATACTTGATTACAAATTTATATTACCTCTTCTTCCCTTGCCCTAGCCAAGCCTTTAGAACCGCCAGTGTGCGTGTAAAGTTGCTTCTTTCGATTCAGCGCATTTTGCTTGTATTTCGCCTATTTAAAATCAACAGTAAGCTGTTGTTCACTAAAGTAATAAATATAACTATGTAGTATATATGTATCCTACGTTGCAATAGACTCAAAATAATGGGGCAGTAAGTAAGAAAGTGTGGAAATTGAATAAACTGTACGTAATCTTAAGTTAAGTATTGCTTTAACAAGAACAATAGTTATATGCATGCGGTCCCTATTTACATATAAGAAGTTAACAATGTTATTGTATTTCTAATACGTAAATACAATCCCTATTTAAAAAGCTTTAGCAGGCATGTGTGACATAGCCCAATAACAATTATATAGCATAAATTATAAtaaggtggatactacaatgaagatggcaaaaatatcttctcatgaagatgctttggttaaaagtgtggtttatttatttagccacactttaaacaaaaataacacttttataaatatcaaaataatcTAACCATTCAATCCATCATCCAATGGTCAAAAAGAAATATattcacatgaagacaattataagatcttcattgtagtatccaccttaTAATAATAGGGGTACTCAAATTAAATCAAAAGTCTTATACGGTAACAGACAAACAACAAGGTTGTAATAATGAAAGTTGGTGTACATCAATCTCATCATCATGCAAGTATATATTATGATTTTAGCCAAACATTCCTTCTGGACCGTGACATGTGCTGAGTATatgtttatattaaatttaattacacaTGTATATT is a window from the Arachis hypogaea cultivar Tifrunner chromosome 17, arahy.Tifrunner.gnm2.J5K5, whole genome shotgun sequence genome containing:
- the LOC112765508 gene encoding uncharacterized protein; translated protein: MSMREAMERSLNGSKIILRFNEELQAVGDGAGLLSGILGALSSDYSKFPICEKSWAKVRGKDRVYDDCIKEMFHFQDNSGRIKKTLLKQMGRSWKDTRGRLYDSHYKPTRTLEQNLENRPKGIPREHWRWFIDYRNDPATKAKYKQNALNRKKQLYTHTGGSKGLARAREEELEKQGRRVGRGEVWILKHKRPDGSYIHEEARRIGKKISEIEQLDESTRILLENDSLVQALGKEHSGRVRGIGHGPTPSQLFRLSSQPPVDRAQVEEAQRMLTELQAEVTTEKLKPKAMEDELAAEKTNRQAIESVLSYLVQQQCGELPPNIAAQMNSLDGHGGK